The Cellulomonas wangleii genome includes a region encoding these proteins:
- a CDS encoding DUF1269 domain-containing protein: MATLSVWKFETPEGAAQAEDAVLALQTQHLIDVQDAATVSWEPDKKKPKTRQSHNLAAVGALGGTFWGLLFGLLFFIPLVGVIVGAAAGAIGGALTDVGIDDNFIKQVREKVTPGTSALFLLTSGEVPDRIVASLREQGIHGELLATNLSSEEEAKLREAFQEDV; this comes from the coding sequence GTGGCCACTCTGAGCGTGTGGAAGTTCGAGACCCCGGAGGGGGCGGCGCAGGCGGAGGACGCGGTCCTCGCCCTGCAGACGCAGCACCTCATCGACGTGCAGGACGCCGCCACGGTGTCGTGGGAGCCGGACAAGAAGAAGCCGAAGACGCGCCAGTCGCACAACCTCGCGGCGGTCGGCGCCCTCGGCGGCACGTTCTGGGGCCTGCTGTTCGGCCTGCTGTTCTTCATCCCCCTGGTCGGGGTGATCGTGGGGGCGGCCGCGGGCGCCATCGGCGGGGCCCTGACGGACGTGGGCATCGACGACAACTTCATCAAGCAGGTGCGCGAGAAGGTCACGCCGGGCACGTCCGCGCTCTTCCTGCTCACCTCCGGCGAGGTCCCCGACCGGATCGTCGCCTCGCTGCGGGAGCAGGGCATCCACGGCGAGCTGCTCGCGACGAACCTGTCCTCCGAGGAGGAGGCCAAGCTGCGCGAGGCGTTCCAGGAGGACGTCTGA